One window from the genome of Mycolicibacterium gadium encodes:
- a CDS encoding flavin reductase family protein yields MSEHDLSPTSLREAFGHFPSGVIAIAAEVDGVRVGLAASTFVPVSLDPPLVSFCVQNCSETWPKLKDLPHLGISLLGESHDAAARALAAKTGDRFAGLETHSRESGAVFVGGTSVWLESSIEQLVPAGDHTIVILAVRSITVHDDVPPIVFHRSTFRRLGA; encoded by the coding sequence ATGAGCGAACACGATCTCAGCCCCACATCTTTGCGAGAGGCCTTCGGGCATTTCCCGTCCGGTGTCATCGCGATCGCCGCCGAGGTCGACGGTGTCCGGGTGGGTTTGGCGGCGAGCACTTTCGTGCCGGTGTCTCTCGACCCGCCGCTGGTGTCCTTCTGCGTGCAGAACTGCTCGGAGACCTGGCCCAAGCTCAAGGACCTGCCCCATCTGGGGATCAGCTTGCTCGGCGAATCACACGACGCCGCCGCGCGCGCGCTGGCCGCCAAGACCGGCGACCGGTTCGCCGGCCTGGAAACGCATTCGCGGGAGTCCGGCGCCGTCTTCGTCGGGGGCACCAGCGTGTGGCTGGAGAGCTCGATCGAGCAACTGGTCCCAGCCGGCGATCACACGATCGTCATCTTGGCGGTCCGGTCCATCACGGTGCACGACGACGTGCCACCGATCGTGTTCCACCGCAGCACATTCCGTCGTCTGGGCGCGTAA
- a CDS encoding TIGR03564 family F420-dependent LLM class oxidoreductase produces the protein MTGMDISLSIVGLNTAGPSPVDSLVSNLAKLRDEGFRRVWMAQLPYDVDLPIALGIALREVDGIDVGSAVIPIQVQHPMQLAQRALTLSLVGGGRFSLGIGMSHRMVTEGVWGISWDRAVRQMREYLDCLQPLLAGQPADSTGEFWTTRGSLQIPGAPAPYVYLAALGPQMLRLAGRRTAGTLTWMTGPKTLAEHVVPTLRGAAAEAGRPESAVRVAASLPMSVTDDVDGARRQAAEEFAIYGSLPSYRAMLDREGYGGPEDAAIIGDEETVSQRLDELSAAGVDEFTASIFDASPEGRARTRALLRTRDERG, from the coding sequence ATGACGGGTATGGACATCAGCCTTTCCATCGTCGGACTGAACACCGCAGGCCCGTCTCCCGTCGACTCGCTGGTGAGCAACCTCGCCAAGCTACGCGACGAGGGCTTCCGCAGGGTCTGGATGGCTCAGCTTCCCTATGACGTCGACCTGCCCATCGCGCTCGGTATCGCGCTGCGCGAGGTCGACGGCATCGACGTGGGCTCGGCCGTCATACCCATCCAGGTGCAGCACCCCATGCAACTGGCCCAACGCGCTCTCACGCTCAGCCTCGTCGGCGGAGGCCGGTTCTCGCTCGGTATCGGCATGAGCCATCGCATGGTGACCGAAGGAGTGTGGGGAATCTCGTGGGACAGGGCGGTGCGTCAGATGCGTGAGTATCTCGACTGCCTGCAGCCGCTGTTGGCGGGGCAGCCCGCGGATTCGACCGGCGAATTCTGGACGACGCGCGGGTCGTTGCAGATTCCCGGCGCACCGGCACCGTACGTATACCTCGCCGCGCTCGGTCCGCAGATGCTGCGGCTGGCGGGACGGCGCACGGCCGGGACGCTCACCTGGATGACCGGACCGAAGACCCTTGCCGAACATGTCGTGCCGACACTGCGCGGTGCGGCGGCCGAGGCGGGCCGCCCCGAGTCGGCGGTGCGGGTGGCCGCGTCACTGCCGATGAGCGTGACCGACGACGTCGACGGGGCGCGTAGGCAGGCCGCGGAGGAGTTCGCGATCTACGGTTCGCTGCCGTCCTACCGCGCGATGCTCGACCGCGAAGGATATGGCGGACCCGAGGATGCCGCGATCATCGGCGACGAGGAAACCGTGTCGCAGCGCCTCGACGAACTGAGCGCAGCGGGTGTCGACGAGTTCACCGCATCGATCTTCGACGCTTCACCGGAGGGACGTGCGCGCACCCGCGCACTGCTGCGAACCAGGGACGAAAGGGGTTGA
- a CDS encoding acyl-CoA dehydrogenase has protein sequence MSHYKSNVRDQEFNLFEVFGLDKVLGDGDYTDIDADTAREMLGEMAKLAAGPVAESFADADRNPPVFDPKTHTVTLPESFKKSMRVLLDGGWDKVGVLEELGGMPMPRALQWALIEHILGANPAAYMYAMGSGMAEIFYKNGTDEQKKWAVLAAERNWGATMVLTEPDAGSDVGAGRTKAVQQADGTWHIDGVKRFITSGDSDDLFENIMHLVLARPEGAGPGTKGLSLFFVPKFHFDPETGEPGERNGVYVTNVEHKMGLKVSATCELSLGQHDKPAVGWLVGEVHDGIAQMFDVIEQARMMVGTKAIATLSTGYLNALEYAKERVQGADMTQMTDKTAPRVTITHHPDVRRSLMTQKAYAEGLRALYLFTATYQDAAVAKTVHDVDADLAVKVNDLMLPIVKGVGSEQAYAKLTESLQTFGGSGFLQDYPIEQYIRDAKIDSLYEGTTAIQAQDFFFRKIVRDKGVALAHVAGQIEQFVKNESGNGRLKAERALLATALEDVQAMAATLTGYLMAAQENPAELYKVGLGSVRFLMSVGDLVIGWLLAKQAAVAIEALDNGATDADRAFYEGKIGVASFFAKNFLPLLTSTRQVVEHLDNDVMELDEASF, from the coding sequence GTGAGCCACTACAAGAGCAACGTACGTGACCAGGAATTCAATCTTTTCGAGGTCTTCGGACTCGACAAGGTTCTCGGTGACGGCGATTACACGGACATCGACGCCGACACGGCGCGCGAGATGCTCGGCGAGATGGCGAAGCTGGCCGCGGGGCCCGTCGCGGAATCTTTCGCTGACGCCGACCGCAACCCGCCGGTGTTCGATCCCAAGACGCACACGGTGACGCTGCCGGAGTCCTTCAAGAAGTCGATGCGCGTGCTGCTCGACGGCGGCTGGGACAAGGTCGGCGTGCTCGAGGAACTCGGCGGCATGCCGATGCCCCGTGCGCTGCAGTGGGCCCTGATCGAGCACATCCTCGGCGCCAACCCGGCGGCCTACATGTATGCGATGGGCTCGGGCATGGCCGAGATCTTCTACAAGAACGGCACCGACGAGCAGAAGAAGTGGGCCGTGCTGGCCGCCGAGCGCAATTGGGGCGCCACCATGGTGCTGACCGAGCCCGACGCGGGCTCCGACGTCGGCGCCGGCCGCACCAAGGCCGTGCAGCAGGCCGACGGCACCTGGCACATCGACGGCGTCAAGCGCTTCATCACGTCCGGCGATTCCGATGACCTGTTCGAGAACATCATGCATCTGGTGCTGGCCCGCCCCGAGGGCGCCGGCCCGGGCACCAAGGGTCTGTCGCTGTTCTTCGTGCCGAAGTTCCATTTCGATCCCGAGACCGGTGAGCCCGGCGAGCGCAACGGCGTCTACGTCACCAACGTCGAGCACAAGATGGGCCTGAAGGTTTCGGCCACCTGTGAGCTCTCGCTGGGTCAGCACGACAAGCCCGCGGTCGGCTGGCTTGTCGGCGAGGTGCACGATGGCATCGCGCAGATGTTCGACGTCATCGAGCAGGCCCGAATGATGGTGGGCACCAAGGCCATTGCGACGCTGTCGACCGGCTACCTCAACGCCCTGGAGTACGCCAAGGAGCGCGTGCAGGGTGCCGACATGACGCAGATGACCGACAAGACGGCACCGCGCGTCACGATCACGCACCACCCCGATGTGCGTCGTTCGCTGATGACCCAGAAGGCATACGCCGAGGGCCTGCGCGCGCTGTACCTGTTCACCGCGACCTACCAGGACGCCGCGGTGGCCAAGACCGTGCATGACGTCGACGCCGATCTGGCCGTCAAGGTCAACGACCTGATGCTGCCGATCGTCAAGGGTGTGGGCTCTGAGCAGGCATACGCCAAGCTCACCGAAAGCCTGCAGACCTTCGGTGGTTCGGGCTTCCTGCAGGACTACCCGATCGAGCAGTACATCCGCGACGCCAAGATCGACTCGCTGTACGAGGGCACCACGGCCATCCAGGCGCAGGACTTCTTCTTCCGCAAGATCGTCCGCGACAAGGGTGTGGCGCTGGCTCATGTGGCCGGACAGATCGAGCAGTTCGTCAAGAACGAGTCCGGAAACGGGCGGCTGAAGGCCGAGCGTGCACTGCTGGCCACTGCGCTGGAAGACGTGCAGGCGATGGCGGCGACGCTCACCGGTTATCTGATGGCAGCGCAGGAGAACCCGGCCGAGCTGTACAAGGTCGGACTCGGTTCGGTGCGCTTCCTGATGAGCGTCGGCGATCTGGTGATCGGCTGGCTGCTTGCCAAGCAGGCCGCGGTGGCCATCGAGGCGCTGGACAACGGCGCAACGGATGCCGATCGCGCATTCTACGAAGGCAAGATCGGCGTGGCCTCGTTCTTCGCGAAGAACTTCCTGCCGCTGCTGACCAGCACCCGCCAGGTCGTCGAGCACCTCGACAACGACGTGATGGAACTCGACGAAGCTTCGTTCTAG
- a CDS encoding acetyl-CoA C-acetyltransferase yields the protein MASDTRRRVAILGGNRIPFARSDGAYANASNQDMFTAALDGLIDRYNLAGETLGAVIGGAVLKHSRDFNLMRECVLGSSLSAYTPAFDIQQACGTGLQATIAAADGVAAGRYEVAAAGGVDTASDAPIAFGDDLRRVLLGLRRSKSNVDRLKLVGKLPASLGVEIPVNSEPRTGLSMGEHAAITAKKMGVKRVDQDELAAASHRNMSAAYDRGFFDDLVTGFLGVYRDNNLRADSSAEKLAKLKPVFGVKAGDATMTAGNSTPLTDGASVALLGTEEWASARGIEPLAYFVDGEAAAVDYVNGDDGLLMAPTYGVPRLLARNGLSLGDFDFYEIHEAFASVVLATLAAWESEEYCKERLGLDQALGSIDRSKLNVNGSSLAAGHPFAATGGRIVAQLAKQLAEKKNQTGGPVRGLISICAAGGQGVAAILEA from the coding sequence ATGGCTAGTGATACCCGTCGACGGGTCGCGATTCTCGGTGGCAACAGAATTCCCTTCGCCCGCTCGGACGGTGCGTACGCCAACGCGTCCAACCAGGACATGTTCACCGCCGCGCTGGACGGCCTGATCGACCGCTACAACCTGGCAGGCGAAACGCTGGGAGCCGTCATCGGCGGCGCGGTGCTCAAGCACAGCCGCGACTTCAACCTGATGCGCGAGTGCGTCCTGGGCAGCTCGTTGTCGGCCTACACCCCGGCGTTCGACATTCAGCAGGCCTGCGGGACGGGATTGCAGGCCACCATCGCCGCCGCCGACGGCGTCGCCGCGGGCCGCTACGAGGTGGCGGCGGCAGGGGGCGTTGACACCGCCTCCGACGCTCCGATCGCGTTCGGCGATGACTTGCGGCGCGTCCTGCTCGGGTTGCGACGCTCGAAGTCCAACGTCGACCGGCTCAAGCTGGTCGGCAAGCTACCCGCATCGCTCGGTGTGGAGATCCCGGTCAACAGCGAGCCGCGCACGGGGCTGTCGATGGGTGAGCACGCCGCGATCACCGCGAAGAAAATGGGCGTCAAGCGCGTCGATCAGGACGAGCTGGCGGCGGCCAGCCACCGGAACATGTCCGCCGCCTACGATCGCGGATTCTTCGACGACCTCGTCACCGGATTCCTCGGTGTCTACCGCGACAACAATCTGCGCGCCGATTCGTCGGCCGAGAAGCTGGCCAAGCTCAAGCCCGTGTTCGGCGTGAAGGCCGGCGACGCGACTATGACGGCAGGCAACTCGACCCCGCTGACCGATGGCGCCTCGGTGGCGCTGCTGGGCACCGAGGAGTGGGCGTCCGCTCGCGGAATCGAGCCGCTGGCGTATTTCGTCGACGGCGAGGCCGCGGCGGTCGACTACGTCAACGGCGATGACGGCCTGTTGATGGCGCCCACCTATGGGGTGCCTCGGCTGCTGGCGCGAAACGGCCTGAGCCTTGGCGACTTCGACTTCTACGAGATTCACGAGGCGTTCGCCTCTGTGGTCCTCGCCACACTGGCGGCGTGGGAGTCCGAGGAGTACTGCAAGGAGCGGCTCGGTCTCGACCAGGCGTTGGGGAGCATCGACAGGTCGAAGCTCAACGTCAACGGATCGTCGCTGGCAGCGGGCCATCCGTTCGCCGCGACCGGCGGTCGGATCGTTGCGCAGCTGGCCAAGCAATTGGCCGAAAAGAAGAACCAGACGGGCGGTCCGGTCCGTGGCTTGATCTCGATCTGCGCAGCCGGCGGCCAGGGCGTGGCGGCGATTCTCGAGGCCTGA
- a CDS encoding isocitrate lyase/PEP mutase family protein, whose protein sequence is MPDRVLKERADSLLALHQPGNPVVLPTVWDAWSAKLAVDAGFAALTVGSHPMADSIGKEDGEVMSFDDVVTRVAQITAAVGVPISVDIESGYGESPSRLINGLLEAGAVGLNIEDTVHKEGKRLRSSGEHAELVGALRKAADDAGVHVVLNARTDLFLRQDGDESDRVQRAIARLEEAAAAGADSLYPVGRHDPETMRRLTSELPLPVNAIALPEADDPASFGPLGVGRISFGPFLQRALSVHATEILQRWA, encoded by the coding sequence ATGCCCGACCGGGTTCTGAAAGAGCGCGCCGACTCCCTGCTGGCCCTACACCAACCGGGAAACCCGGTAGTCCTGCCGACGGTGTGGGACGCCTGGTCGGCCAAGCTGGCGGTCGATGCAGGGTTTGCCGCGCTCACGGTCGGCAGCCATCCGATGGCCGACTCCATCGGCAAGGAGGACGGTGAAGTGATGTCGTTCGACGACGTCGTGACGCGGGTGGCGCAGATCACCGCAGCGGTCGGCGTCCCGATCTCGGTCGATATCGAGTCCGGGTACGGAGAATCGCCGAGTCGGCTCATCAACGGGTTGCTAGAGGCGGGCGCGGTCGGACTGAACATCGAGGACACGGTCCACAAGGAGGGCAAGCGACTACGGTCGTCCGGCGAGCATGCCGAGTTGGTCGGTGCGCTGCGCAAGGCCGCTGACGATGCGGGTGTGCATGTGGTCCTCAATGCGCGCACGGACCTGTTCCTGCGCCAGGACGGCGATGAGTCCGACCGCGTGCAGAGAGCGATCGCGCGGCTCGAGGAGGCCGCCGCCGCGGGTGCCGACTCGCTGTATCCGGTCGGGCGCCACGATCCGGAGACGATGCGGCGGTTGACCTCTGAGCTTCCGTTGCCGGTCAATGCGATCGCGCTGCCGGAGGCGGACGACCCCGCGTCGTTCGGACCGCTCGGTGTCGGCCGGATCAGCTTCGGCCCGTTCCTGCAGCGCGCGTTGTCGGTCCACGCCACGGAGATACTGCAGCGCTGGGCCTGA
- a CDS encoding TDT family transporter, which produces MTTELARLQHFGPNWFASVMGTGIVATAGATLPIHIPGLHVFTRVVWVAAAVLLVVLIIAVTVQRIRHPSASRSHARNPQMAHFYGAAPMALLTVGSGALLIGKDLIGERVAVDLAWVLWTAGTIGGLFTAATIPFLMFTQINVEPDAAFGGWLMPVVPPMVSAAAGALLIPHMAEGSGRTTMLYGCYAMFGLSLVAALIIISMIWSRLALYGTSGTTRVPTLWIVLGPLGQGITAAGLLGANAALAVPPELADGMNVFAVLFGVPVWGFAVLWIVLATELTVRTLRRGMPFALTWWSLTFPVGTFVTGTTQLANHTGLPAFRVAAAIAYLALLGTWGLVAVQTARGSLGGGLFTPPPAAGPIKAKKDPPPGA; this is translated from the coding sequence ATGACGACCGAACTGGCTCGACTCCAACACTTCGGCCCCAACTGGTTCGCGTCGGTGATGGGCACGGGCATCGTCGCCACCGCAGGTGCCACGCTGCCGATCCACATTCCCGGGCTGCACGTGTTCACGCGCGTCGTTTGGGTGGCGGCAGCGGTACTGCTCGTGGTGCTCATCATCGCGGTGACGGTGCAACGTATTCGGCATCCGTCGGCCTCGCGCAGCCACGCCCGCAACCCTCAGATGGCGCACTTCTACGGCGCCGCTCCGATGGCATTGCTGACCGTCGGATCGGGCGCCTTGCTGATCGGCAAGGACCTGATCGGCGAGCGCGTCGCCGTGGACCTGGCGTGGGTGTTGTGGACGGCGGGCACCATCGGCGGGTTGTTCACCGCCGCGACCATCCCGTTCCTGATGTTCACGCAGATCAACGTCGAACCGGACGCGGCCTTCGGCGGCTGGCTCATGCCCGTCGTGCCGCCGATGGTGTCCGCGGCGGCAGGCGCGCTGCTGATCCCCCACATGGCCGAAGGCAGCGGCCGCACCACGATGCTGTACGGCTGCTACGCGATGTTCGGGCTGTCACTCGTCGCCGCGCTGATCATCATCTCGATGATCTGGAGCCGCCTCGCCCTCTACGGCACATCGGGAACCACCCGGGTGCCGACGCTGTGGATCGTGCTCGGCCCACTTGGTCAGGGCATCACCGCCGCGGGCCTGCTCGGTGCGAATGCGGCGTTGGCCGTCCCGCCGGAACTGGCCGACGGGATGAACGTGTTCGCGGTGTTGTTCGGTGTGCCCGTGTGGGGCTTCGCGGTGCTGTGGATCGTGCTGGCCACCGAGCTCACCGTCCGCACGCTGCGGCGTGGGATGCCATTCGCTCTGACGTGGTGGAGCCTGACGTTCCCCGTGGGCACGTTCGTCACCGGAACGACACAGCTGGCCAACCACACCGGACTGCCCGCGTTCCGGGTGGCCGCCGCGATCGCCTACCTCGCCTTGCTGGGGACGTGGGGCTTGGTCGCGGTGCAGACAGCCCGCGGAAGCCTCGGCGGAGGCCTGTTCACTCCACCTCCGGCCGCCGGGCCGATCAAGGCCAAAAAGGATCCGCCGCCCGGCGCCTAG
- a CDS encoding fumarate reductase/succinate dehydrogenase flavoprotein subunit, with translation MTEPEALRASGSSPVERHEYDVVVIGAGGAGLRAVIEARERGLRVAVVTKSLFGKAHTVMAEGGCAAAMGNANPKDNWQVHFRDTMRGGKFLNNWRMAELHAKEAPDRVWELETYGALFDRTKDGRISQRNFGGHTYPRLAHVGDRTGLEIIRTLQQKIVSLQQEDKAEFGDYEARIKVFHECTITDLVKDGDRIAGAFGYWRESGNFILFEAPAVVLATGGIGKSYKVTSNSWEYTGDGHALALRAGATLINMEFVQFHPTGMVWPPSVKGILVTEGVRGDGGVLKNSEGNRFMFDYIPPVFKGQYAESIEEADQWLKDNDSARRTPDLLPRDEVARAINSEVKADRGTPHGGVYLDIASRLPAEEIKRRLPSMYHQFMELAEVDITKEPMEVGPTCHYVMGGVEVDPDTGAAKTPGLFAAGECAGGMHGSNRLGGNSLSDLLVFGRRAGMGAADYVRALSDRPTVSETALDDAAKLALAPFEGPSNGDAAENPYTIQLDLQDSMNTLVGIIRKADEVSEAIEKLKELRERYKRIRVEGGRHFNPGWHLAVDLRNMLIVSECIAMAALERTESRGGHTRDDHPSMDAAWRKTLLVCRADGDVVVPDITITREDQVPMREDLLELIEVEELEKYFTPEELANHSARRA, from the coding sequence ATGACGGAGCCTGAGGCTCTTCGCGCAAGCGGCTCATCGCCGGTCGAACGGCACGAGTACGACGTGGTCGTGATCGGTGCCGGCGGCGCGGGTTTGCGTGCTGTCATCGAGGCGCGGGAGCGCGGCCTGAGGGTCGCGGTGGTCACCAAGTCGTTGTTCGGTAAAGCGCACACCGTGATGGCCGAGGGCGGCTGCGCCGCCGCGATGGGCAACGCGAACCCGAAGGACAACTGGCAGGTCCACTTCCGCGACACCATGCGTGGCGGGAAATTCCTGAACAACTGGCGCATGGCCGAGTTGCACGCCAAGGAGGCGCCGGACCGCGTGTGGGAGCTGGAGACCTACGGCGCGCTCTTCGACCGCACCAAGGACGGCCGGATCAGCCAGCGCAACTTCGGCGGCCACACCTACCCGCGACTGGCCCACGTCGGCGACCGCACCGGCCTCGAGATCATCCGCACCCTGCAGCAGAAGATCGTCTCGCTGCAGCAGGAGGACAAGGCCGAGTTCGGCGACTACGAGGCCCGTATCAAGGTCTTCCACGAGTGCACGATCACCGACCTGGTCAAGGACGGTGACCGCATCGCGGGGGCGTTCGGCTACTGGCGTGAGAGCGGCAACTTCATCCTCTTCGAGGCCCCCGCCGTGGTGCTGGCCACCGGCGGCATCGGCAAGTCCTACAAGGTGACGTCGAACTCGTGGGAGTACACCGGCGACGGGCACGCGTTGGCGCTGCGCGCCGGCGCGACCCTGATCAACATGGAGTTCGTCCAGTTCCACCCGACCGGCATGGTCTGGCCGCCCAGCGTGAAGGGCATCCTGGTCACCGAGGGCGTGCGCGGCGACGGCGGAGTGCTGAAGAACTCCGAGGGCAACCGGTTCATGTTCGATTACATCCCGCCGGTCTTCAAGGGGCAGTACGCCGAGTCCATCGAGGAAGCCGACCAATGGCTCAAGGACAACGACTCCGCGCGACGCACCCCTGACCTGCTTCCGCGCGACGAGGTGGCCCGCGCCATCAACTCCGAGGTCAAGGCGGACCGCGGCACCCCGCACGGCGGGGTTTACCTCGACATCGCGTCGCGTCTGCCGGCCGAGGAGATCAAGCGCCGACTGCCGTCGATGTACCACCAGTTCATGGAACTCGCCGAGGTCGACATCACCAAGGAGCCCATGGAGGTCGGGCCTACCTGCCACTACGTGATGGGTGGCGTCGAAGTCGATCCCGACACCGGCGCGGCCAAGACGCCCGGCTTGTTCGCCGCGGGCGAGTGCGCCGGCGGCATGCACGGGTCCAACCGGCTCGGCGGCAACTCGCTGTCGGACCTGCTGGTGTTCGGCAGACGGGCCGGAATGGGCGCCGCCGACTACGTCCGCGCGCTTTCCGATCGGCCCACAGTGTCCGAGACAGCCCTCGACGACGCAGCCAAGCTGGCGCTCGCGCCGTTCGAGGGTCCGTCCAACGGCGATGCCGCGGAGAATCCGTACACCATCCAGCTCGATCTGCAGGACTCGATGAACACCCTGGTCGGCATCATCCGCAAGGCCGACGAGGTGTCCGAGGCCATCGAGAAGCTCAAGGAGCTGCGGGAGCGTTACAAGCGGATCCGCGTCGAGGGCGGCCGGCACTTCAATCCCGGCTGGCACCTTGCCGTCGACCTGCGCAACATGCTGATCGTCAGCGAGTGCATCGCGATGGCCGCGCTGGAGCGTACCGAGAGCCGCGGCGGGCACACTCGCGACGACCATCCGTCCATGGACGCCGCGTGGCGCAAGACGCTGCTGGTGTGCCGCGCCGACGGTGACGTGGTCGTGCCGGACATCACCATCACCCGCGAGGACCAGGTCCCGATGCGCGAAGACCTGCTCGAGCTCATCGAGGTCGAAGAGCTGGAGAAGTACTTCACGCCCGAGGAACTCGCCAACCATTCGGCAAGGAGAGCCTGA
- a CDS encoding NAD(P)H-dependent amine dehydrogenase family protein: MLRVAVWGTGNMGATSIRSAVAFPGLKLTGVITSSPDKAGKDAATFANLDQPTGVPASTDVDAVLADCDAVAYMASGDIRPDEAIADIERCLRAGSHVVTPSLYSLYDPRSAPQEWVDRLNQAAEEGGATLLVSGVDPGWGNDALAVIAAGLCTRIQSIHCQEIFDYSTYNQPHAVKVLCGFGASMDEVPMMLLPSIPTMVWGGNLRLIARGLGLELDEITEEIERRPLEESVDTVMGRFEKGTQGAFWLKVIGKSGGRERIVIDHITRIHESCAPDWPYPDQGVGDHRVIVHGDPELTITSRADVPGGTRADGGNTTAANRLLGALDWLSTQKPGIYDGLDVPMQTARPAEVEARRWAD; this comes from the coding sequence GTGCTTCGAGTCGCGGTATGGGGAACAGGCAATATGGGGGCTACGTCGATCCGGAGCGCGGTGGCGTTTCCCGGGTTGAAACTGACGGGCGTCATCACGTCTTCGCCGGACAAGGCGGGCAAGGATGCAGCTACCTTCGCCAACCTGGACCAGCCGACGGGCGTCCCGGCCTCCACCGATGTCGACGCGGTCCTCGCGGACTGTGACGCGGTGGCCTACATGGCGTCCGGCGACATCCGCCCCGACGAAGCGATCGCCGACATCGAACGGTGTCTGCGCGCCGGTTCGCACGTCGTCACGCCGTCGCTCTATTCGCTCTACGACCCGCGCTCGGCGCCGCAGGAGTGGGTTGACCGCCTGAACCAGGCCGCCGAGGAGGGTGGGGCAACCCTGCTCGTCAGCGGTGTCGACCCCGGCTGGGGCAATGATGCGCTGGCCGTCATCGCCGCGGGGTTGTGCACGCGGATCCAGTCGATCCACTGTCAGGAGATCTTCGACTACTCCACCTACAACCAGCCGCATGCCGTCAAGGTGTTGTGCGGGTTTGGCGCATCCATGGACGAGGTGCCGATGATGCTGCTGCCGTCCATCCCGACCATGGTGTGGGGCGGCAACCTTCGGCTCATCGCGCGCGGGCTCGGACTGGAACTCGACGAAATCACCGAGGAGATCGAGCGGCGTCCGTTGGAGGAGTCCGTCGACACCGTGATGGGCCGGTTCGAAAAGGGCACTCAGGGCGCGTTCTGGCTCAAGGTGATCGGAAAGTCGGGCGGTCGCGAGCGAATCGTCATCGACCACATCACCCGCATCCACGAATCCTGCGCACCTGACTGGCCGTATCCCGACCAGGGAGTGGGCGACCACCGGGTGATCGTGCACGGAGACCCCGAGCTCACCATCACCAGTCGCGCCGACGTGCCAGGTGGCACGCGCGCCGACGGTGGCAACACCACCGCGGCCAACCGGCTGCTCGGCGCGCTGGACTGGTTGTCGACGCAGAAACCCGGGATCTACGACGGTCTCGACGTGCCGATGCAAACGGCGCGTCCCGCTGAGGTGGAAGCCCGGCGCTGGGCCGACTGA
- a CDS encoding succinate dehydrogenase/fumarate reductase iron-sulfur subunit — MSYQAKMRVWRGDEAGGDLQDYTVEVNEGEVVLDIIHRLQQTQTGDLAVRWNCKAGKCGSCSAEINGRPRLMCMTRMSTFSETETITVTPLRAFPVIRDLVTDVSFNYEKAREIPSFTPPKDLQPGEYRMMQEDVNRSQEFRKCIECFLCQNTCHVVRDHEENKKAFSGPRYLMRQTELDMHPLDTQPNRAVQAQEDNGLGFCNITKCCTEVCPEHIKITDNALIPMKERAADRKYDPVVWLGNKLFRRN, encoded by the coding sequence ATGAGCTACCAAGCGAAGATGAGGGTGTGGCGCGGCGACGAAGCCGGCGGCGACCTGCAGGACTACACCGTCGAGGTCAACGAGGGTGAGGTGGTGCTCGATATCATCCATCGCCTGCAGCAGACGCAGACCGGCGATCTGGCCGTGCGGTGGAACTGCAAGGCGGGCAAGTGCGGGTCCTGCTCGGCCGAGATCAACGGGCGGCCGCGGCTGATGTGCATGACGCGGATGTCGACGTTCTCAGAGACCGAGACCATCACCGTCACCCCGCTGCGCGCCTTCCCGGTGATCCGCGACCTCGTCACCGACGTGTCCTTCAATTACGAGAAGGCCAGAGAAATCCCGTCGTTCACGCCGCCCAAGGACCTGCAGCCCGGCGAATACCGGATGATGCAGGAGGACGTGAACCGGTCACAGGAGTTCCGCAAGTGCATCGAGTGCTTCCTGTGCCAGAACACCTGTCACGTGGTGCGCGACCACGAGGAGAACAAGAAGGCCTTCTCGGGTCCGCGGTATCTGATGCGGCAGACCGAGCTCGACATGCACCCGCTGGACACCCAGCCGAACCGTGCGGTGCAGGCGCAGGAAGATAACGGCCTGGGCTTCTGCAACATCACCAAGTGCTGCACCGAGGTGTGCCCCGAACACATCAAGATCACCGACAACGCGCTGATCCCGATGAAGGAGCGCGCGGCCGATCGCAAGTACGACCCGGTGGTGTGGCTGGGGAACAAGCTGTTCCGGCGGAACTGA